Genomic segment of Desulfatiglans sp.:
AGTGATGTCAGGACAACCATGATTTACACTCATACCATTAAGAGCCAGACAAAAAAGGAGGCTAAAAGCCCCCTGGATTTTTAGTATGCACATGAATAGCCGATGCCCCTTTGATGTATAAGGCTTAGCAATTGTGAGTAATTGACACTATTTATTCTGTCACTCCCCGCACGAGTGTGGATTATAAAACCTGTAACCTGTTGGAATTACATCATTTGGTGAATTTGGCAATATTGCCAAATTCACCAAATACCGATTAGCATAACTGTAACATTATGATTTATTTGACGATATTCAAAAATATGCCTTCCCCAAATAGCATGTCTTGAGAGCTTTAAAAAAATAGAATGATGTCAATAGGTGTTTATAAAAGAAAGGCGCAGGGCGCAGGGAAAAAAATGAACGTCGAACATCGAACATCCAACGCTGAACATCGAATGAAAAGCAAAAAAAGGCGCAGGGCACAGGGGAAAAAATGAACGTCGAACATCGAACATCCAACGCTGAACATCGAATGAAAAGAGATAAGAAAGAAAGGCGCAGGGCGCAGGGGGAAAAATGAACGTTGAACGTTGAACTTTGAATAAAAAGACAATAAGGCAGGCGATAGAAAAGCGGGCAGACACGCAGGTCTGCCCCTACGAAAAACAAAAAATACTTTTTGATAATCTAATGAGAAGCCTTACTCCGTGCCCTCCGTGGTGAAAATGGATTCCTAACCCAGCTTTTTATAAAATATGGCAAAATACTTGCTATTCCCGGCCCCTTTGATATAAAAATTGGATATTTTTAAAATGCATACGGCAAAACCCATAAGGCTTATGTTAGACCAGCCTGTATACGTTATATGAGGAAAAAATATGAAAAGACTCACAACAGAAAAGATAGATCGGCTTATCCCCTATCCACCTGGAAAGCCCATAGAAGAGCTTGAAAGGGAACTGGGCATCACAGGCTCCATCAAACTTGCCTCAAATGAAAACCCTATCGGGCCATCGCCTATGGCAGTAAAGGCGATCATGGATAACCTGAACCGGCTTAACAGGTATCCGGACGGGAGCAGCTATTACCTGAAGGAAAAACTCTCAAAGATATTTAACCTCCCCATGGAAAGGATATTAACCGGGAACGGATCAAACGAGTTGATAGAACTTGCTATCCGTACATTTATTACCCCCGGTGAAGAGGTTATACAGGCAATCCCGACCTTTCTTGTGTATGAGAAGGTGGTTAATGGCGCTGGTGGAGAACTTGTGTCAATAGACCTTAAGGATTTCCGGATTGACATTGATGCAATTAAAAGGGCTGTAACCCCCAAAACAAAGCTGATCTTTATCAATAACCCCAACAACCCCACAGGCACATGGCTCTCAAAAGAGGAGGTCAGTGGTTTTTTAGAGTGGGTGCCAGAGGATATTGTGGTAGTTATTGATGAAGCATATATTGAATTTTCATCAGACAGGGTGGCGCGTGGCACAGATTTTCTGGATAAACGTGACAGGCTCATCATATTAAGGACATTCTCAAAGCTCTACGGGCTTGCGGGATTAAGGATAGGTTACGGCTTCTCATCACCGGAGATTGTGGATTATATAAACAGGGTAAGGCAGCCATTCAATTTAAACCTTCTTGCCCAAGCCGCGGCAGTAGCTGCCCTTGATGACACCGATTTTGTCAAAAAAACACTTGATCTTACAAGGGAAGGGCTGAAATGGTTATATAAAAATCTGGAGGATATAGGGCTTTCGTGCATACCCACTGAGACCAACTTTTTCCTGATAAAGGTACCTTCAGGCGCTAAAAGCATCTACCAGCTTATGCTCAGGGAGGGCGTCATAATCCGCTCCATGGAGAGCTATGGACTCAAAGAATATATAAGGGTTAATGTTGGACTTCCAGAGGAAAATGAGCGGTTTATAAACACCCTGAAAAAGGTCATCAGCAGCCTGTAACTAATTGAAATAGGACAATAATATGAAACAGCCGGTAATAACAATCGATGGCCCGGCAGGTGCTGGAAAGAGCACCGTAAGCCGCACCCTGGCAAAAAGACTTAACCTTGTATACCTTGATACAGGCGCTATGTACCGGGCGGTCGCACTCCAGGCAAAGAGGGAGAATATCCCATTTTCAGACGGTAATGCACTTTACAGGATGTGCGAAAGGATAAATATTCATTTTAAGGTGAATGGTGATAATTCAACTATTTATATTGATAATGAGGACGTTTCAGTGCAAATCAGAATGCCTGAGATGGACATGCTGTCATCCTCTGTCTCTGCGGTCCCAGAGGTGAGAAAGGCCATGACTGCACTACAGCGCAAAATCGGTGAAAAGGGGGGCATTGTTGCAGAGGGGAGGGATATGGGCACAGTGGTATTCCCTGATGCGGATTTTAAATTTTTTGTTACTGCCTCCCCGGAGGTACGCGCACAAAGGCGCTATGATGAGAGAAAGGCCAGGAATGAAGTTATAGACATTAATAAGGTCGAGGCGGATATCAGAAAAAGGGATGAACAGGATCAGTCAAGAAAACTTGCCCCTTTAAAACCGGCAGATGAGGCGATTTTGATAGATACCTCCGGAATGGAGATAGACAGGGTTATAGAGATTATTCTTTCTCATATAAAAAGCGCCGGCATATAATCGCATACAGGAATAATAATATATTATACTGTTGATAATTTTAAAAAAATTTGGTAAAAAAGCAGGCTTATTAAAATCCTTTTTAAAGGAAAAACTATTCAGGGGGTACTTTGTTTAATGAACAAACCAACAGACAAAATTTTAGATGGCAATCAGGAAGAAATTAACAATCAGACTAATTTGGATGATAATTTCAAAAAAGAGAGTGAAAATTCCGGTGACATGAGTGATGACAGCCTTTATTCAGATTATTCAGGCAGCGAAGAGGATGATGGCAGCTCAGGCGAAGACAGCTTTATGGAGCTCTATGAGAAGAGCCTCAAGAGTATTCAGGAGGGAGAGCTTGTTACCGGCGAGATCGTTATGATCGGCAAAGAATATGTCCTGGTTGATGTAGGATACAAGTCAGAAGGCCAGATCCGTATCAATGAATTCATTGATGCAGACGGCAACATGACTGCTAAGGTGGGCGACAAGATAGATGTACTCCTTGAAAAACGCGAGGATGATGACGGCAGGATAATCCTCTCAAAAGAAAAGGCAGCAAAGATAAAGATATGGGATGAGATCAAGAATATCTATGAAGAGGACCGCACTGTTGAAGGTGAAATAGTCGCAAGGCTCAAGGGTGGTATGGCCGTTGATATAGGTCTTCAGGCATTTCTGCCCGGTTCACAGATTGACCTCAAACCTGTAAGAAATTTTGATTCTCTTATAGGCACAAAACACGAATTCAAGATACTCAAATACAACAAGAGAAGGGCAAATATAGTCCTCTCCAGAAGGGCGCTCCTTGAGAAAGACCGCAAGGTAAAACGTGATCAAACCATGCATGATATCAGGGAAGGTGCTGTCCTTACTGGCACAGTAAAGAATATAACAGATTACGGTTTCTTTATTGACCTGGGCGGGATAGACGGTCTCCTCCATATTACAGATATATCATGGGGCAGAGTAGGCCACCCATCAGAACTGTATCAGGTTGGTGATGAGATCACCGTAAAGATACTCAAGTATGATGAAGAAAAAGAGAGGGTCTCTCTGGGCCTTAAACAGCTTAACCCTGATCCATGGATAAATGCCAATGCAGATTACCCGATCAACACAAAGGTAAAAGGAAAGGTAGTAAGCCTTGCTGATTACGGCGCATTTGTCGAGATAAAGGAGGGCATTGAGGGGCTTATCCACGTATCCGAGATGTCATGGACACGAAAGATCAGGCATCCTTCACAGATACTGAAGGTGGGCGATGAGGTAGAGGCGGTCGTGCTCAATATAGACACTGAAAATAAGAGAATATCTCTTGGCCTGAAACAGGTAGAGCCAAACCCCTGGAAGGTGATAGGTGAGAAATACCCCATAGGCACTACCATTGAGGGCCGAATCAAGAATATCACTGACTTCGGCATCTTTATAGGCATTGATGAAGGTATAGACGGCCTTGTTCATATCTCTGACATCTCATGGACAAAGAGGATCAAACACCCCTCAGAGGTATATAAGAAGGGTGAAGAGGTTCAGGCGGTTGTCCTTAATATCGACGAGGAAAACGAGAGATTTTCACTTGGCATCAAGCAGCTTGCAGTTGACCCGTGGGATGAGATACCTGAAAGGTACAAACCCGGCACGAGGGTTACCGGCACTGTTACCAACATAACCGACTTTGGCGTTTTTGTTGAGCTTGAAGAGGGGATCGAAGGCCTTATACATGTGTCAGAGCTGACAAAGGATAAGAGCGGAAACGCATTAAGCAGATTCAAGGTAGATGATGTTATCCAGGCAAAGGTCATCAATATAGCAAAGGATGACAAGAAGATAGCCCTTTCAATCCGTAAACTTGAGGAGGCCGAAGAGAAGGATATGTACAGAAGCTATCTCAACAATGGAAAGGAAGCCACCTCAAACCTTGGTGAACTGCTCAAGGCAGGCATGCTTGACCTTGAAAACAAGAACCAGGATTAATAATGGTTTAGTCATCCCCGGGTGACACGATAGAGCATGAGGTAAAAGTTATACCTCGAAAATGAGCGCCTGC
This window contains:
- a CDS encoding histidinol-phosphate transaminase, with translation MKRLTTEKIDRLIPYPPGKPIEELERELGITGSIKLASNENPIGPSPMAVKAIMDNLNRLNRYPDGSSYYLKEKLSKIFNLPMERILTGNGSNELIELAIRTFITPGEEVIQAIPTFLVYEKVVNGAGGELVSIDLKDFRIDIDAIKRAVTPKTKLIFINNPNNPTGTWLSKEEVSGFLEWVPEDIVVVIDEAYIEFSSDRVARGTDFLDKRDRLIILRTFSKLYGLAGLRIGYGFSSPEIVDYINRVRQPFNLNLLAQAAAVAALDDTDFVKKTLDLTREGLKWLYKNLEDIGLSCIPTETNFFLIKVPSGAKSIYQLMLREGVIIRSMESYGLKEYIRVNVGLPEENERFINTLKKVISSL
- a CDS encoding (d)CMP kinase, encoding MKQPVITIDGPAGAGKSTVSRTLAKRLNLVYLDTGAMYRAVALQAKRENIPFSDGNALYRMCERINIHFKVNGDNSTIYIDNEDVSVQIRMPEMDMLSSSVSAVPEVRKAMTALQRKIGEKGGIVAEGRDMGTVVFPDADFKFFVTASPEVRAQRRYDERKARNEVIDINKVEADIRKRDEQDQSRKLAPLKPADEAILIDTSGMEIDRVIEIILSHIKSAGI
- a CDS encoding 30S ribosomal protein S1 gives rise to the protein MSDDSLYSDYSGSEEDDGSSGEDSFMELYEKSLKSIQEGELVTGEIVMIGKEYVLVDVGYKSEGQIRINEFIDADGNMTAKVGDKIDVLLEKREDDDGRIILSKEKAAKIKIWDEIKNIYEEDRTVEGEIVARLKGGMAVDIGLQAFLPGSQIDLKPVRNFDSLIGTKHEFKILKYNKRRANIVLSRRALLEKDRKVKRDQTMHDIREGAVLTGTVKNITDYGFFIDLGGIDGLLHITDISWGRVGHPSELYQVGDEITVKILKYDEEKERVSLGLKQLNPDPWINANADYPINTKVKGKVVSLADYGAFVEIKEGIEGLIHVSEMSWTRKIRHPSQILKVGDEVEAVVLNIDTENKRISLGLKQVEPNPWKVIGEKYPIGTTIEGRIKNITDFGIFIGIDEGIDGLVHISDISWTKRIKHPSEVYKKGEEVQAVVLNIDEENERFSLGIKQLAVDPWDEIPERYKPGTRVTGTVTNITDFGVFVELEEGIEGLIHVSELTKDKSGNALSRFKVDDVIQAKVINIAKDDKKIALSIRKLEEAEEKDMYRSYLNNGKEATSNLGELLKAGMLDLENKNQD